In a genomic window of Xylophilus rhododendri:
- a CDS encoding enoyl-CoA hydratase has product MTSSTEFLLARKEGAIGWMTFNNPAKHNAISVEMARAVPAVMAGFDADPEIRVVVVNGMGERAFAAGSNISGFGEVRTNPEQNRAYHDMNEDSYNAVYACSKPTIAMIHGYCIGGGLDFASSCDIRICDDRAQFAIPAVKLGLGFSWEGQVRLSRLLSPAMARDLFFSGRRWDAEQALRTGLVHQVVPTAELEDAVRAYAAVIAANAPLTLRALKRGFLEQEKPAGQVDMQAAQDLIDACYRSQDYLEGRDAFAAKRSPNFKGN; this is encoded by the coding sequence ATGACATCAAGCACCGAATTCCTGCTGGCCCGCAAAGAAGGCGCCATCGGCTGGATGACTTTCAACAACCCGGCCAAGCACAACGCCATCTCGGTGGAGATGGCACGCGCGGTGCCCGCCGTGATGGCAGGCTTCGATGCCGATCCCGAGATCCGCGTGGTGGTGGTCAACGGCATGGGCGAACGCGCCTTCGCCGCCGGCTCCAACATCTCGGGCTTCGGCGAGGTGCGCACCAACCCCGAGCAGAACCGGGCGTACCACGACATGAACGAGGACTCCTACAACGCGGTCTACGCCTGCAGCAAGCCGACCATCGCGATGATCCACGGCTACTGCATCGGCGGCGGCCTGGACTTCGCCAGCAGCTGCGACATCCGCATCTGCGACGACCGGGCGCAGTTCGCCATCCCCGCCGTCAAGCTCGGCCTGGGCTTCAGCTGGGAAGGCCAGGTGCGCCTGTCGCGCCTGCTGAGCCCGGCCATGGCGCGCGACCTGTTCTTCAGCGGCCGGCGCTGGGATGCCGAGCAGGCCCTGCGCACCGGCCTGGTCCACCAGGTGGTGCCCACCGCCGAGCTGGAAGACGCCGTGCGCGCCTATGCCGCCGTGATCGCCGCCAACGCGCCGCTCACCTTGCGCGCCTTGAAACGCGGCTTCCTCGAACAGGAAAAGCCTGCCGGACAGGTCGACATGCAGGCCGCCCAGGACCTCATCGACGCCTGCTACCGCAGCCAGGACTACCTGGAAGGCCGCGATGCCTTCGCCGCCAAGCGCAGCCCGAACTTCAAGGGGAACTGA
- a CDS encoding CaiB/BaiF CoA transferase family protein has protein sequence MSATTTEGRPAPADASAAAPRQGPLANIRVLDLTRVRAGPTAIRQFADWGADVIKIESPQYMEVSDGWGGLRDGPDFQNLHRNKRSLTINLKDPRGLAIFRRLVEQADVVAENFRPDVKFRLGIDYESLKAINPRIVYASISGFGQDGPYAKRPGFDHIVQGMGGMMSVNGHADNGPTRAGIAVADVAAGLFCALAVMTALLERASSGQGQWVQVSLLQAMISMLDFQAARWLMNGDIPVQAGNDHPTSIPTGVYPTADGWINIAAGEQAMFARLVKAMGCEELMAVPEYSTEEGRSEHRTALNAELSRRTREHGSAHWLEVFERGSVAAGPINRMNEVFEDPQVRHLQVAQTLQHQTLGAIQVVGQPFQLSRTPSQMRSVTPLRGEHTDEILAEAGYSEQDIAGFYADGVI, from the coding sequence ATGTCCGCCACCACCACCGAAGGGCGCCCGGCCCCGGCCGATGCTTCAGCCGCAGCGCCCCGCCAGGGCCCCCTGGCCAACATCCGCGTGCTCGACCTGACCCGCGTGCGCGCCGGCCCCACCGCCATCCGCCAGTTCGCCGACTGGGGCGCCGACGTGATCAAGATCGAGAGCCCGCAGTACATGGAGGTGAGCGACGGCTGGGGCGGCCTGCGCGACGGGCCCGACTTCCAGAACCTGCACCGCAACAAGCGCTCGCTGACCATCAACCTGAAGGATCCGCGTGGCCTGGCCATCTTCCGCCGGCTGGTCGAGCAGGCCGACGTGGTGGCCGAGAACTTCCGGCCGGACGTGAAGTTCCGCCTGGGCATCGACTACGAATCGCTGAAGGCGATCAACCCGCGCATCGTCTACGCCAGCATCTCCGGCTTCGGCCAGGACGGCCCCTATGCCAAGCGCCCGGGCTTCGACCACATCGTGCAGGGCATGGGCGGCATGATGTCGGTCAACGGCCATGCCGACAACGGCCCGACCCGCGCCGGCATCGCCGTGGCCGATGTGGCCGCCGGCCTCTTCTGCGCGCTGGCGGTGATGACCGCGCTGCTGGAGCGCGCCAGCTCCGGCCAGGGCCAGTGGGTGCAGGTGTCGCTGCTGCAGGCCATGATCTCGATGCTCGATTTCCAGGCCGCGCGCTGGCTGATGAACGGCGACATCCCGGTGCAAGCCGGCAACGACCATCCCACCTCGATCCCCACCGGCGTCTATCCCACGGCCGACGGCTGGATCAACATCGCCGCCGGCGAGCAGGCCATGTTCGCCCGCCTGGTCAAGGCCATGGGCTGCGAGGAGCTGATGGCGGTGCCGGAGTACTCGACCGAGGAAGGCCGCTCCGAACACCGCACGGCGCTCAACGCCGAGCTGTCGCGCCGCACCCGCGAACACGGCTCGGCCCACTGGCTGGAAGTGTTCGAACGCGGCAGCGTGGCCGCCGGCCCGATCAACCGGATGAACGAGGTCTTCGAGGACCCGCAGGTGCGGCACCTGCAGGTGGCCCAGACGCTGCAGCACCAGACCCTGGGCGCCATCCAGGTGGTGGGCCAGCCCTTCCAGCTCAGCCGCACGCCCTCGCAGATGCGCAGCGTGACGCCGCTGCGCGGCGAGCACACCGACGAGATCCTGGCCGAGGCGGGTTATTCGGAGCAGGACATCGCGGGCTTCTACGCCGACGGCGTGATCTGA
- a CDS encoding SlyX family protein: MDTEQRLNEVEIKLSYTEDLLDELNLTIYRQQEQIDALIRQVASLRQQSPDSGGAPRNPQDELPPHY, translated from the coding sequence ATGGACACCGAACAGCGGCTCAACGAAGTCGAGATCAAGCTCAGCTACACCGAGGATCTGCTCGATGAGCTGAACCTCACGATCTACCGGCAGCAGGAACAGATCGACGCCCTGATCCGGCAAGTGGCGTCGCTGCGGCAGCAGTCGCCCGACAGCGGCGGCGCGCCGCGCAATCCGCAGGACGAGCTGCCGCCTCACTACTAG
- the mqo gene encoding malate dehydrogenase (quinone) encodes MKRRVFPAAALGVAAALAFGPAHAAEPRKVDVLLIGGGIMSTTLGVWLSELEPGWSMELVERLDQVAEESSNGWNNAGTGHSALAELNYTPEDKNGKVQIAKAIEINEAFQVSRQFWSWQVKNGVLKNPRSFINSTPHMSFVWGDSNIAFLKKRYDALQASPLFRPMQYSEDPAQIAKWVPLMMQGRDPAQKLAVTWTPIGTDVNFGEITRQFAAHLQSRPNFSMKLSSEVRDIHRNNDGSWRVSYKNLKTGESTDTDAKFVFIGAGGGALHLLQKSGIPEARDYAAFPVGGSFLVTENPTVAQQHLAKAYGIASTGAPPMSVPHLDTRVLDGKRVILFGPFATFSTKFLKEGSYLDLLTSTTPHNVWPMTKVGVDQFDLVQYLAGQLMMSDDDRFNALKQYFPQAKKEDWRLWQAGQRVQIIKRDAEKGGVLKLGTEIVASKDNSIAGLLGASPGASTAAPIMLSVLEKVFKDKVATPEWQQKIRQIVPSYGTHLNDSAARVVQEWAYTGEVLQLTPAPAIDMGPAPQPAVRGEPAGNKSVPARDMAL; translated from the coding sequence ATGAAGAGAAGAGTGTTCCCGGCGGCGGCGCTGGGTGTGGCCGCGGCCCTGGCATTCGGTCCGGCGCATGCGGCCGAGCCGCGCAAGGTCGATGTGCTGCTGATTGGCGGCGGCATCATGAGCACCACGCTGGGCGTGTGGCTGAGCGAGCTGGAACCCGGCTGGTCGATGGAACTGGTCGAGCGCCTGGACCAGGTCGCCGAGGAAAGCTCCAACGGCTGGAACAACGCCGGCACCGGCCATTCGGCCCTGGCCGAGCTGAACTACACGCCGGAAGACAAGAACGGCAAGGTGCAGATCGCCAAGGCCATCGAGATCAACGAGGCCTTCCAGGTCTCGCGCCAGTTCTGGTCCTGGCAGGTGAAGAACGGCGTGCTGAAGAACCCGCGCTCCTTCATCAACTCCACGCCGCACATGAGTTTCGTCTGGGGCGACTCGAACATCGCCTTCCTGAAGAAGCGCTACGACGCCCTGCAGGCGAGCCCGCTGTTCCGCCCCATGCAGTATTCGGAAGACCCGGCGCAGATCGCCAAATGGGTGCCGCTGATGATGCAGGGCCGCGACCCCGCGCAGAAGCTCGCCGTCACCTGGACGCCCATCGGCACCGATGTGAACTTCGGCGAGATCACGCGCCAGTTCGCGGCCCACCTGCAGTCGCGGCCCAACTTCTCGATGAAGCTCTCCAGCGAGGTGCGCGACATCCACCGCAACAACGACGGCAGCTGGCGCGTCAGCTACAAGAACCTGAAGACCGGCGAGAGCACCGATACGGATGCCAAGTTCGTCTTCATCGGCGCCGGCGGCGGCGCGCTGCACCTGCTGCAGAAGTCGGGCATCCCCGAGGCGCGCGACTACGCGGCCTTCCCGGTGGGCGGCTCCTTCCTCGTCACCGAGAACCCTACGGTGGCCCAGCAGCACCTGGCCAAGGCCTACGGCATCGCCTCCACCGGCGCGCCGCCGATGTCGGTGCCGCACCTGGACACGCGGGTGCTCGACGGCAAGCGCGTGATCCTTTTCGGCCCCTTCGCCACCTTCTCGACCAAGTTCCTCAAGGAAGGCTCCTACCTCGACCTGCTGACCAGCACGACGCCGCACAACGTGTGGCCGATGACCAAGGTGGGCGTGGACCAGTTCGACCTGGTGCAGTACCTGGCCGGCCAGCTGATGATGTCGGACGACGACCGCTTCAATGCCCTGAAGCAGTACTTCCCGCAGGCGAAGAAGGAAGACTGGCGCCTGTGGCAGGCCGGCCAGCGGGTGCAGATCATCAAGCGCGACGCCGAAAAGGGCGGCGTGCTCAAGCTGGGCACCGAGATCGTCGCGTCGAAGGACAACAGCATCGCCGGCCTGCTCGGCGCATCGCCCGGCGCATCGACCGCCGCGCCCATCATGCTGAGCGTGCTGGAGAAGGTCTTCAAGGACAAGGTCGCCACGCCCGAGTGGCAGCAGAAGATCCGCCAGATCGTGCCCAGCTACGGCACCCACCTCAACGACAGCGCCGCACGGGTGGTCCAGGAGTGGGCCTACACCGGCGAAGTGCTGCAGCTGACCCCGGCGCCGGCCATCGACATGGGCCCCGCACCGCAACCCGCCGTGCGTGGCGAGCCGGCCGGCAACAAGAGTGTTCCGGCGCGGGACATGGCGCTGTAA
- a CDS encoding NAD(P)H-quinone oxidoreductase, which produces MEIPSTHRCVEVPVPGAAEALLLVERPVPVPGPGELLIRVFAAGVNRADVKQREGVYDMPAGASIVPGLEVSGEVAARGAGSSRFALGDRVCALLIGGAYAEYCVVPEVQCLPLPEGLGWVEAAGLPETVFTVWMALFEQARLQPGEVVLVHGGASGIGTTAIQMAKLAGARVFATAGSAEKCARCVALGAELAVNYHEQDFAEVLAGRLGSRGVDVILDIVGAPYVARNLKLLAIEGRLCYLAGDAGRTVQMDLLPVIQKRISVTGASLRRRPVAEKGRLAEAIERRVWPWVASGALQAQIGATLPLEQVADAHRALEAGEVIGKMILTTRALTQAG; this is translated from the coding sequence ATGGAAATCCCGTCCACCCATCGCTGTGTGGAGGTGCCGGTGCCCGGCGCCGCCGAGGCCCTGCTGCTGGTCGAGCGGCCGGTGCCGGTGCCCGGGCCGGGCGAGCTGCTGATCCGCGTCTTCGCCGCCGGGGTGAACCGGGCCGATGTGAAGCAGCGCGAGGGCGTGTACGACATGCCGGCGGGCGCTTCCATCGTGCCGGGGCTGGAGGTGTCGGGCGAGGTAGCTGCACGCGGCGCCGGGTCGTCGAGGTTCGCCCTCGGCGACCGGGTCTGCGCCCTGCTGATCGGCGGCGCTTATGCCGAGTACTGCGTGGTGCCCGAGGTGCAGTGCCTGCCGCTGCCCGAAGGCCTGGGCTGGGTGGAAGCGGCCGGCTTGCCCGAGACCGTGTTCACCGTCTGGATGGCCCTGTTCGAACAGGCTCGGCTGCAGCCCGGCGAGGTGGTGCTGGTGCACGGCGGCGCCAGCGGCATCGGCACCACGGCGATCCAGATGGCCAAGCTGGCCGGCGCCCGCGTCTTCGCCACCGCCGGCAGCGCGGAGAAATGCGCGCGCTGCGTGGCGCTGGGCGCCGAGCTGGCGGTGAACTACCACGAGCAGGACTTCGCCGAGGTGCTGGCCGGGCGCCTGGGCAGCCGCGGCGTGGACGTGATCCTTGACATCGTCGGCGCCCCTTATGTAGCCCGCAACCTGAAGCTGCTGGCCATCGAGGGCCGGCTCTGCTACCTGGCGGGCGATGCCGGCCGCACCGTGCAGATGGACCTGCTGCCGGTGATCCAGAAACGCATCTCGGTGACCGGCGCCTCGCTGCGCCGCCGCCCGGTCGCGGAAAAAGGCCGGCTGGCCGAGGCGATCGAACGCCGCGTCTGGCCCTGGGTGGCCAGCGGCGCGCTCCAGGCCCAGATCGGCGCGACCCTGCCGCTGGAGCAGGTCGCCGATGCCCACCGCGCGCTGGAGGCCGGCGAGGTGATCGGCAAGATGATCCTGACCACCCGCGCCCTCACCCAGGCCGGATAG
- a CDS encoding IclR family transcriptional regulator, giving the protein MGILNTATDVLRLFAQGRTTLGVATLTEALDWPASTSSRVLVQMAEVGWLERDAVTRQYRLGPLVSELAAAQRQGASTLQAQAHDALVAVCARTGHAAHLSVLDGTHSVLVEHFTGFQPLQVMSPVGSRLPAHVTAMGRVLLSRLSDAEFELRYAAAPWPLNPPAPPRCPQTLAELRARVAEARRQRFDVAVDEGLPGIAAVATTLFDPVGRSVIGLAVSFAAQVAATEVERVRTDLLATVAPLGERLQDPWWALAAPNKET; this is encoded by the coding sequence ATGGGAATTTTGAACACCGCCACCGACGTGCTGCGCCTCTTCGCCCAGGGCCGGACCACGCTCGGCGTGGCCACGCTCACCGAGGCGCTGGACTGGCCGGCCAGCACCAGCTCCCGGGTGCTGGTGCAGATGGCCGAGGTCGGCTGGCTGGAGCGCGATGCCGTCACCCGCCAATACCGGCTGGGCCCGCTGGTGAGCGAACTGGCCGCCGCCCAGCGCCAGGGCGCCTCCACCCTGCAGGCGCAGGCGCACGACGCGCTGGTGGCGGTCTGCGCCCGCACCGGCCATGCGGCCCATCTCTCGGTGCTCGACGGCACGCATTCGGTGCTGGTGGAGCACTTCACCGGCTTCCAGCCGCTGCAGGTCATGTCGCCGGTGGGCTCGCGCCTGCCGGCCCATGTCACCGCCATGGGGCGGGTGCTGCTGTCGCGCCTGTCCGATGCCGAATTCGAGCTGCGCTACGCCGCCGCGCCTTGGCCCCTGAATCCGCCGGCCCCGCCCCGCTGCCCGCAGACGCTGGCCGAACTGCGCGCCCGCGTGGCCGAGGCCCGGCGCCAGCGCTTCGACGTGGCGGTGGACGAGGGCCTGCCCGGCATCGCCGCCGTCGCCACCACGCTCTTCGATCCGGTGGGCCGCAGCGTGATCGGCCTAGCCGTGTCCTTCGCCGCCCAGGTGGCCGCCACCGAAGTGGAACGGGTGCGGACCGACCTGCTGGCCACCGTCGCGCCCCTGGGCGAACGCCTGCAAGACCCCTGGTGGGCGCTCGCCGCACCGAACAAGGAAACCTGA
- the pepE gene encoding dipeptidase PepE, with translation MKKLLLLSNSTGPTGYLGYALDAIAEHAKGVEEAVFVPYAGITRGWDEYEALVAGALAPIGLRVSSLHRSADPAQAVDAAQMVIVGGGNTFALTLHCRRLGLLPRIRRRVAAGMPYLGWSAGANLACPTICTTNDMPVVDPMGFDALDLIPFQINPHYTNALPEGIRGESRNQRLAEFTRANPAMPVLGLPEGNWLRVSGDAFALAGEAPSYWFSEGAEPRALVAGPLTLPA, from the coding sequence ATGAAGAAACTGCTGCTGCTGAGCAACTCCACCGGCCCCACCGGCTATTTGGGCTATGCGCTAGACGCCATCGCCGAACATGCCAAGGGCGTGGAAGAGGCCGTGTTCGTGCCCTACGCCGGCATCACCCGCGGCTGGGACGAGTACGAAGCCCTGGTGGCCGGCGCCCTGGCCCCCATCGGCCTGCGTGTGAGCTCGCTGCACCGCAGCGCCGACCCGGCGCAGGCCGTCGATGCGGCGCAGATGGTGATCGTCGGCGGCGGCAACACCTTCGCCCTCACCCTGCACTGCCGGCGCCTGGGCCTGCTGCCGCGCATCCGCCGCCGCGTCGCCGCCGGCATGCCCTACCTGGGCTGGAGCGCCGGCGCCAACCTGGCCTGCCCCACCATCTGCACCACCAACGACATGCCGGTGGTCGACCCCATGGGCTTCGACGCACTCGACCTGATCCCCTTCCAGATCAACCCCCACTACACCAACGCCCTGCCCGAAGGCATACGCGGCGAGAGCCGCAACCAGCGCCTGGCCGAATTCACCCGGGCCAACCCGGCGATGCCGGTGCTGGGCCTGCCCGAAGGCAACTGGCTGCGCGTCAGCGGCGATGCCTTCGCGCTGGCCGGCGAAGCCCCCTCCTACTGGTTCAGCGAAGGCGCCGAGCCGCGTGCGCTGGTCGCCGGCCCCCTCACCCTGCCCGCCTGA
- a CDS encoding DUF1177 domain-containing protein: protein MALKQVLEAFELLSSAHIDGEQVAALLRSRGVEDVTVTRVQGETTATDFLACTLPGRDPTLPALGIVGRLGGLGARPGMVGLVSDADGGIVAVAAALKLADMAAQGDLLPGPMRIHTHICPTAATRPNSPVPMMRSPLPARQMMAHEVHPEMAAILCVDTTRGNRLVNRRGVALTPVVRQGWILPLPDMLLDLIGWVSGELPVTLPLTMQDITPQENGLTHINSILQPATASPAPVVGVALTAQTTVPGCATGVSNAGDIDVATRFCIEVAKAFGAGHCAFYDAANAEALIARYGPMTHLQTLGATP, encoded by the coding sequence ATGGCATTGAAGCAAGTCCTGGAAGCCTTCGAGCTTCTCTCCAGCGCCCACATCGACGGCGAACAGGTCGCCGCGCTGCTGCGCTCGCGCGGCGTCGAAGACGTGACCGTCACCCGCGTGCAGGGCGAAACCACCGCCACCGACTTTCTCGCCTGTACCCTGCCCGGCCGCGACCCCACGCTGCCGGCGCTGGGCATCGTCGGCCGCCTGGGCGGGCTGGGCGCGCGGCCGGGCATGGTCGGGCTGGTGTCGGATGCCGACGGCGGCATCGTCGCTGTCGCTGCCGCGCTGAAGCTGGCCGACATGGCCGCCCAGGGCGACCTGCTGCCCGGCCCGATGCGCATCCATACCCATATCTGCCCCACGGCGGCCACCCGCCCCAATTCGCCGGTGCCGATGATGCGTTCGCCCCTGCCGGCCCGGCAGATGATGGCCCACGAGGTGCATCCCGAGATGGCCGCCATCCTGTGCGTGGACACCACCCGCGGCAACCGCCTGGTCAACCGCCGCGGCGTGGCGCTGACGCCGGTGGTGCGCCAGGGCTGGATCCTGCCCCTGCCCGACATGCTGCTGGACCTCATCGGCTGGGTCAGCGGCGAGCTGCCCGTGACCCTGCCCCTGACCATGCAGGACATCACGCCCCAGGAAAACGGCCTGACCCACATCAACTCCATCCTGCAGCCGGCCACCGCCAGCCCGGCCCCGGTGGTGGGCGTGGCGCTCACCGCGCAGACCACCGTGCCCGGCTGCGCCACCGGCGTGAGCAATGCCGGCGACATCGACGTGGCCACCCGTTTCTGCATCGAGGTGGCCAAGGCCTTCGGCGCCGGCCACTGCGCCTTCTACGACGCCGCCAACGCCGAGGCCCTGATCGCCCGCTACGGCCCCATGACCCATCTGCAGACCCTGGGAGCCACCCCATGA